From a single Streptomyces liliifuscus genomic region:
- a CDS encoding alpha/beta hydrolase, which produces MADPLVEKLATGEWSPERFRRHLGETGAPLVERVSADEVEVTFVDEPGDDTTVTVSVVIGPRIAFNPIDTEFAPVAGTPFRVLTLRMRSDLRFSYVFTRRGPTGEGERVPDPFNPPPRFSECSVERFSGASVAALPDAVPLPWLDRAEARPTPAVEAAVLASELLGDERRIWVSMPPGEFSEDSALPFVIHLDGTPDHSAPSVRDALVRAGLVRPCAVVLVGQPAPQRDKELLCNPTFSRMLVQELLPWLHHRYPLSRDPRDVALAGESFGGLCAGWTALHHPTTFGNAILQSPSCGYHPDLTWGTGSGELLRRTPIPTLIADFLAAETAPLRIFHDVGELESSNTHSRWLDHVLTGKGYDTLYKEFAGGHDYAWWRGIFADALLWCFPLRSTDRSQA; this is translated from the coding sequence ATGGCTGATCCGTTGGTCGAGAAGCTGGCGACCGGTGAGTGGAGCCCGGAAAGGTTCAGACGACACCTCGGGGAGACGGGTGCACCGCTTGTCGAGCGGGTCTCCGCGGACGAGGTGGAGGTGACGTTCGTCGACGAGCCCGGAGACGACACGACGGTCACCGTCTCGGTGGTGATCGGACCCAGAATCGCCTTCAACCCGATCGACACGGAGTTCGCCCCGGTGGCGGGGACGCCGTTCCGCGTTCTCACCTTGCGGATGCGTTCCGACCTGCGCTTCTCGTACGTGTTCACACGACGCGGGCCGACGGGTGAGGGCGAACGGGTTCCGGACCCGTTCAACCCGCCACCGAGGTTCTCGGAGTGCTCGGTGGAGCGGTTCTCCGGGGCCTCGGTGGCAGCACTGCCCGACGCGGTGCCGTTGCCCTGGCTCGACAGGGCCGAAGCGCGACCGACCCCGGCGGTGGAAGCTGCCGTGCTGGCGAGCGAGCTCCTGGGAGACGAACGCCGCATCTGGGTCTCGATGCCGCCGGGAGAGTTCTCGGAAGACAGCGCACTGCCCTTCGTGATCCACCTGGACGGCACGCCGGACCACAGCGCGCCCAGCGTTCGTGACGCACTGGTCCGGGCGGGACTGGTCCGGCCCTGCGCGGTGGTCCTCGTCGGCCAGCCCGCACCGCAGCGCGACAAGGAGCTGCTCTGCAACCCGACGTTCTCCCGGATGCTGGTCCAGGAACTGCTGCCGTGGCTCCACCACCGGTATCCGCTCTCGCGGGACCCCCGTGACGTCGCGCTGGCCGGCGAGAGCTTCGGCGGTCTGTGCGCCGGCTGGACAGCGCTCCACCACCCGACGACGTTCGGCAACGCCATCCTCCAGTCACCGTCGTGCGGATACCACCCTGACCTCACATGGGGCACCGGGTCGGGCGAGCTGCTGCGCCGCACCCCCATACCGACACTGATCGCCGACTTCCTGGCCGCGGAAACGGCACCGCTCCGCATCTTCCACGACGTCGGCGAGCTGGAGAGCTCGAACACCCACAGTCGCTGGTTGGACCACGTACTCACCGGAAAGGGCTACGACACCCTCTACAAAGAGTTCGCCGGCGGACACGACTACGCATGGTGGCGCGGAATCTTCGCCGATGCCCTGCTCTGGTGCTTCCCGCTCAGGAGCACCGATCGGAGCCAGGCATGA
- a CDS encoding ABC transporter transmembrane domain-containing protein, with amino-acid sequence MRKSSRSSGADPTGLGRGPLTRRLPVLLLAPAEPLGGRPFESGSGTTPGRFLLRVIFSVRRISVPAMLLAIVWQVGESAVPVVMGLAIDRALATGDEGQLVLWLGVLVALYVALTSAARLSLRLTAHAVQVLQHRLRGTLSTGVLHPVGGTARAPGGNVVSVMTSDVARLSNAVILTIIPVSRITAIGFIAVSLLATHWLLGLVVLFGAPVAVWSMGVLSERLSRDTGAYQELLASTVGQATDLVAGYRVIRGMRAEAEATSRYRRASQETLVGARRNAGLLGKFLVGSGGVSGTFVAAVLGLAGWFAVDGQLSIGGLITAVGLAQALLPQIQAIASTSIPNLAGARASSVRVLDVLRDNAMSTAGPDDAPRREVTALPELDVVVPSSSGPGVTIRVEPGELVGVRADDRTAARVVEALLDPRAEGGVEARLDGIAARKLSPVEYRSRVTVAPHRATLFSGTLRDNVAVTAGAPERVDAAVRAAACDDFAADLDAPVGEGGNRLSGGQRQRVALARALASDAPVLVLHDPTTAVDSVTEHTIAGRLRGVRAGRSTLLIASTPALLAACDRVVELPDDVPVLSRTAR; translated from the coding sequence ATGAGGAAGTCCTCGCGTTCCTCGGGCGCCGACCCCACAGGACTGGGGCGGGGACCGCTGACCCGTCGGCTGCCGGTGCTTCTGCTCGCTCCCGCCGAGCCGCTCGGCGGGCGGCCGTTCGAGTCCGGGTCGGGGACCACCCCGGGCCGGTTCCTGCTGCGCGTGATCTTCTCGGTGAGGCGGATCAGCGTTCCCGCCATGCTGCTGGCGATCGTGTGGCAGGTGGGCGAGTCCGCGGTCCCGGTGGTGATGGGACTCGCGATCGACCGGGCCCTTGCGACCGGGGACGAGGGACAGCTGGTCCTGTGGCTCGGCGTGCTGGTGGCCCTCTACGTCGCGCTGACGTCGGCGGCGAGGCTCTCGCTGCGACTGACCGCCCACGCGGTGCAGGTACTACAGCACCGGCTCCGCGGCACCCTCTCCACGGGCGTGCTGCACCCGGTCGGCGGCACCGCCCGTGCGCCGGGCGGCAACGTGGTCTCGGTGATGACCAGCGACGTCGCGCGCCTGTCCAACGCGGTGATCCTGACGATCATCCCGGTCTCGAGGATCACAGCCATCGGATTCATCGCGGTGTCGCTGCTGGCGACGCACTGGCTGCTCGGACTCGTGGTGCTGTTCGGGGCGCCGGTCGCGGTCTGGTCGATGGGCGTGCTCAGCGAGCGGCTCTCCCGGGACACCGGCGCATACCAGGAGCTGCTGGCCTCCACGGTCGGACAGGCCACGGACCTGGTCGCCGGCTACCGGGTGATCAGGGGGATGCGTGCCGAGGCCGAGGCGACCAGCCGGTACCGCCGGGCAAGCCAGGAGACCCTTGTCGGCGCCAGGCGCAACGCGGGCCTGCTGGGAAAGTTCCTCGTGGGCTCGGGCGGGGTCAGCGGCACGTTCGTCGCCGCGGTACTGGGGCTGGCGGGCTGGTTCGCCGTGGACGGACAGCTCAGCATCGGCGGCCTGATCACCGCCGTCGGCCTCGCCCAGGCGCTGCTGCCGCAGATCCAGGCGATCGCGAGCACGTCCATCCCCAACCTCGCCGGCGCCCGCGCCTCGTCCGTGCGTGTCCTCGACGTGCTGCGGGACAACGCCATGTCGACGGCCGGGCCCGATGACGCGCCCCGGCGGGAGGTCACCGCGTTGCCGGAGCTGGACGTGGTCGTGCCGAGCAGCTCCGGACCCGGCGTGACGATCCGGGTCGAGCCCGGCGAGCTCGTGGGCGTGCGCGCCGACGACCGGACCGCCGCCCGCGTCGTCGAGGCGCTGCTGGACCCGCGGGCCGAGGGAGGGGTCGAGGCGCGGCTCGACGGGATCGCGGCGCGGAAGCTGTCCCCGGTCGAGTACCGCTCCCGGGTCACCGTCGCGCCGCACCGCGCAACGCTGTTCAGCGGCACCCTCCGCGACAACGTCGCCGTGACCGCGGGCGCGCCCGAGCGGGTGGACGCCGCCGTGCGGGCCGCCGCCTGCGACGACTTCGCGGCCGACCTCGACGCCCCGGTCGGCGAGGGCGGCAACCGGCTCTCGGGCGGCCAGCGCCAGCGGGTCGCGCTCGCCCGCGCCCTGGCGAGCGACGCGCCGGTGCTCGTGCTGCACGACCCGACCACCGCGGTCGACTCGGTCACCGAGCACACGATCGCAGGCCGGCTGCGCGGCGTCCGGGCAGGCCGCTCGACGCTGCTGATCGCCTCGACCCCGGCGCTCCTCGCTGCCTGCGACCGCGTCGTCGAACTGCCTGACGACGTACCCGTGCTCTCAAGGACGGCGCGGTGA
- a CDS encoding ABC transporter ATP-binding protein produces the protein MNGTSAVPGTAASDAELPGLPVASGRETVKEVWRLSHRYRLRLAATGVLGIVSTGVDLIVPVAIGFLVDRVQADTADLATVLTVTAVMALSAVLGAAGTALTIVFATRVYHAILAALREQLVGRAMTLPQYLVERAGTGDLISRSSDDVTAVADAAPAVIPALTVTAFTIVVSLGGLAALEWPYAAAFAVVLPVYVLAVRWYLRIGPGVYRAERAAMSARAQQILESQRGYATVLGFGLAEQRHRAVMTDSWRVAGQSLRARTVLSMLNARLNLGECLSLAAVLVVGFVLIDHNASTVGGATTAMLLVLRLLGPVNQLLLVIDTLQSALASLSRMIGVVTIPISSSDVPAQAASTAVRLDEVSFRYSQGPRVLDDITLDIPPGQRVAVVGVSGAGKTTLAGVVAGTHLPEAGRVTRPSRTAMITQEVHVFAGTLRDNLTLAAPRATDRDLHTALEATGAASILDALPDRLDTLLGVGGHPLTDAQAQQLALARLLLTDADLVILDEATAEAGSSYAAQLDHAADAVLAGRTAVVVAHRLSQAATCDRIMVMQHGRIIETGTHGELVDAGGVYAGLWTAWEAAR, from the coding sequence GTGAACGGCACCTCCGCCGTGCCCGGGACCGCGGCTTCCGATGCCGAGCTGCCCGGGCTGCCGGTCGCGAGCGGCCGCGAGACGGTCAAGGAGGTGTGGCGGCTCAGCCACCGATACCGGCTCCGGCTCGCCGCGACCGGGGTGCTGGGGATCGTCAGCACCGGCGTCGACCTGATCGTTCCCGTGGCGATCGGGTTCCTCGTCGACCGTGTGCAGGCCGACACCGCGGACCTCGCCACGGTGCTGACGGTCACGGCCGTCATGGCGCTGTCGGCAGTCCTCGGTGCCGCGGGTACCGCGCTGACGATCGTGTTCGCCACCCGCGTCTACCACGCCATCCTCGCAGCGCTGCGCGAGCAGCTCGTGGGCCGCGCGATGACGCTCCCGCAGTACCTCGTCGAGCGCGCCGGTACCGGGGACCTGATATCCCGGTCCAGCGACGACGTCACCGCCGTCGCCGATGCAGCACCCGCGGTAATCCCCGCGCTCACCGTCACCGCGTTCACCATCGTCGTGTCGCTGGGCGGGCTCGCGGCACTGGAATGGCCCTACGCGGCCGCCTTCGCCGTCGTGCTGCCGGTCTACGTGCTGGCCGTGCGGTGGTATCTGCGCATCGGACCAGGGGTCTACCGCGCCGAGCGCGCGGCGATGAGCGCGCGTGCCCAGCAGATCCTCGAGTCCCAGCGCGGCTACGCCACCGTGCTCGGCTTCGGGCTCGCCGAGCAACGACACCGGGCTGTGATGACGGACTCCTGGCGCGTCGCGGGGCAGTCGCTACGCGCACGCACCGTGCTGAGCATGCTCAATGCCCGGCTCAACCTCGGGGAGTGCCTGAGCCTGGCCGCCGTACTCGTCGTCGGCTTCGTCCTCATCGACCACAACGCATCGACCGTCGGCGGCGCCACCACCGCCATGCTGCTCGTGCTACGCCTGCTCGGACCGGTCAACCAGCTGCTGCTGGTCATTGACACCCTCCAGTCCGCCCTCGCATCGCTGAGCCGCATGATCGGGGTCGTCACGATTCCGATCAGCTCGTCGGATGTCCCGGCGCAGGCCGCGAGCACCGCCGTACGGCTCGACGAGGTCTCCTTCCGCTACAGCCAGGGGCCACGAGTGCTCGACGACATCACCCTCGACATCCCGCCCGGTCAGCGCGTGGCCGTCGTCGGCGTGTCCGGGGCAGGCAAGACCACGCTCGCCGGCGTGGTCGCCGGCACCCACCTGCCTGAGGCCGGGAGGGTGACTCGCCCCAGCCGTACCGCGATGATCACCCAGGAGGTCCACGTCTTCGCGGGCACCCTGCGCGACAACCTCACCCTCGCCGCGCCCAGGGCCACCGACCGCGACCTCCATACAGCGCTGGAAGCCACCGGCGCCGCATCGATCCTCGATGCTCTCCCCGACCGGCTGGACACCCTGCTGGGTGTCGGCGGACACCCGCTCACCGACGCACAGGCGCAGCAACTCGCCCTCGCCCGCCTGCTGCTCACCGACGCTGATCTGGTGATCCTTGACGAAGCGACCGCCGAAGCCGGCTCCTCCTACGCCGCACAGCTCGACCACGCTGCTGATGCTGTCCTCGCCGGACGCACCGCAGTCGTGGTCGCGCACCGTCTCTCCCAAGCAGCAACCTGCGACCGGATCATGGTGATGCAGCACGGCCGGATCATCGAGACCGGCACCCACGGAGAGCTGGTTGATGCCGGTGGTGTGTACGCCGGGTTGTGGACCGCCTGGGAGGCCGCTCGGTGA
- a CDS encoding NAD-dependent epimerase/dehydratase family protein, translating to MTMRILLTGGTGYIGASVLDRLISGGHQVTAVVRSAEKAELVRARGAEPAIADLSDGDVLRELAAASDGVVHVASPGDETSATVAKVAVTSFLRALRDTDRPFVHTTGVWLHGSGSAITESTAMNAPRLTAWQVPLAQQVRDAQVVRTSVIAPAVVYGHGGGLLNLVAAGPRTAGNAPALTMVGPGDQHWSTVHVDDLAELYVLALEKAPAGSYFLGVGDVNPTVREITEAVSRSVGLAGRVEPEPVVQTLDRLGLLGEALLLDQQASGDTARRVLGWSPQGPSVLDDIARTDF from the coding sequence ATGACCATGCGCATACTGCTCACCGGCGGCACCGGCTACATCGGAGCCTCGGTGCTCGACCGGCTCATTTCCGGCGGCCACCAGGTGACCGCCGTGGTCCGCTCCGCCGAGAAGGCCGAACTGGTGCGGGCCAGGGGCGCGGAGCCGGCGATTGCCGACCTGTCCGACGGTGACGTCCTCCGGGAGCTTGCGGCCGCGAGCGACGGCGTGGTCCACGTGGCGTCACCGGGTGACGAGACCAGTGCGACCGTCGCGAAGGTGGCCGTCACCAGCTTCCTGCGCGCGCTGCGGGACACGGACCGGCCCTTCGTGCACACCACCGGCGTCTGGCTGCACGGCAGCGGTTCCGCGATCACCGAGTCGACCGCCATGAACGCCCCGCGCCTGACCGCCTGGCAGGTGCCGCTCGCCCAGCAAGTACGCGACGCGCAGGTCGTCAGAACGTCGGTCATCGCACCGGCGGTGGTGTACGGGCACGGCGGCGGCCTGCTGAACCTCGTCGCCGCGGGTCCGCGAACTGCGGGGAACGCCCCGGCCCTCACCATGGTCGGGCCCGGTGACCAGCACTGGAGCACCGTGCACGTGGACGACCTGGCCGAGCTGTACGTACTCGCGCTGGAGAAGGCCCCGGCCGGTTCGTACTTCCTCGGCGTCGGCGACGTGAACCCGACCGTACGGGAGATCACCGAAGCGGTGAGCCGTTCCGTCGGTCTGGCCGGACGCGTCGAGCCCGAGCCCGTCGTGCAGACACTCGACCGGCTCGGCCTGCTCGGCGAGGCCCTCCTGCTCGACCAGCAGGCCTCGGGCGACACCGCCCGGCGCGTACTCGGCTGGTCGCCGCAGGGGCCGTCGGTCCTCGACGACATCGCGCGTACGGACTTCTGA
- a CDS encoding FecCD family ABC transporter permease has translation MNTRIPPVDFGRRVLVLRHRRIAILLQWRSVVVCAALAVAVAGTAVLALMTGSYALSPGQVLSALTGRETGIVHDIVVEWRLPRVAAAVVFGAALGVSGAVFQSLLRNPLADPGLVGFSQGSYTGALIVILVVNGTYVQLVGGALLGGMATAVAVYVLAHRRGVQGFRLIIVGIGVSAMLESLNTWLILKADLDQAMSAAAWIAGSLNGVSWDRVVIGGACIAVLLLLAGMLSRPMRQMELGDDAAASQGVRVSPARLGLMLVGVALTATVTAASGPIAFISLVAPQIGRRLARTAGITLTPAAFVGALLCLASDYIAQHVAPTPLPVGIITVVLGGGYLGYLLFTEARRRL, from the coding sequence ATGAACACGCGCATTCCGCCGGTGGACTTCGGAAGGCGGGTGCTGGTACTGCGGCACCGGCGCATCGCGATACTGCTCCAGTGGCGCTCGGTCGTCGTCTGCGCGGCGCTCGCGGTCGCGGTCGCCGGTACGGCAGTCCTCGCGCTGATGACCGGCTCGTACGCGCTGAGCCCCGGCCAGGTGCTCTCCGCACTGACCGGCCGGGAGACCGGCATCGTCCACGACATCGTGGTCGAGTGGCGGCTGCCCCGGGTCGCCGCGGCGGTGGTGTTCGGCGCAGCCCTCGGTGTGAGCGGGGCTGTCTTCCAGTCACTGCTGCGCAACCCTCTCGCCGACCCCGGCCTCGTCGGGTTCTCCCAAGGCTCCTATACCGGCGCACTGATCGTGATCCTGGTCGTCAACGGCACTTACGTGCAGTTGGTCGGCGGAGCGTTGCTGGGCGGCATGGCCACCGCTGTGGCCGTGTACGTGCTCGCCCACCGACGAGGGGTGCAGGGGTTCCGGCTGATCATCGTCGGCATCGGCGTCTCGGCGATGCTCGAGTCGCTCAACACCTGGCTGATCCTCAAGGCCGACCTGGACCAGGCGATGTCCGCGGCGGCGTGGATTGCCGGGTCGCTCAACGGCGTGTCCTGGGACCGGGTCGTCATCGGCGGCGCCTGCATCGCCGTACTCCTGCTGCTGGCCGGGATGTTGAGCCGGCCGATGCGGCAGATGGAGCTGGGTGACGACGCGGCCGCCTCGCAAGGGGTACGGGTCTCGCCCGCACGCCTCGGCCTGATGCTGGTGGGAGTGGCGCTGACGGCGACGGTCACGGCCGCGTCGGGGCCGATCGCGTTCATCTCACTGGTCGCCCCGCAGATCGGACGCCGACTCGCCCGCACCGCCGGGATCACCCTCACCCCCGCTGCCTTCGTCGGCGCGCTGTTGTGTCTGGCGTCGGACTACATCGCCCAGCACGTCGCCCCCACCCCGCTGCCGGTCGGCATCATCACCGTCGTGCTCGGCGGCGGCTACCTCGGATACCTGCTGTTCACCGAAGCCAGGAGACGCCTGTGA
- a CDS encoding LysR family transcriptional regulator, with translation MDQRRLEYFLTVAEELNFTRAARQLHVTQSTLSAGIKALEQDLKAELLIRSTRSVRLTEAGSAFLPEARTAIEALDRARAAVEPLSTGLRGSLTVGVLSGLTVIDVPALAGDFHRRHPEVRLRTETSQRGTSGLVEKIKEGYVDVAFVGADIKDAHLRVRAVKKYHVQLLVPAGHPLALRKSVRLRDVAGEPFVDMPPGFGQRQIVDDAFTRAELSRRVLIEVSDITTIAEYVAHGLGVALLPPDFAETAGDAVCPVPLADAPLSWTLGVVASATRPPTRALHAFLDLIPHHIRRDRVF, from the coding sequence ATGGATCAGAGGAGACTGGAGTACTTCCTCACGGTCGCCGAGGAACTGAACTTCACACGGGCGGCCCGGCAACTGCACGTAACACAGTCCACGCTCTCGGCCGGCATCAAGGCCCTGGAGCAGGACCTGAAGGCCGAACTGCTCATCCGCTCCACGCGGTCGGTCAGACTGACAGAGGCCGGTTCGGCGTTCCTGCCCGAGGCGCGTACCGCGATCGAGGCACTCGACCGGGCCAGGGCCGCGGTGGAGCCGCTCTCCACGGGGTTGCGCGGCAGTCTCACCGTGGGCGTTCTCAGCGGACTGACCGTTATCGACGTGCCCGCACTGGCGGGCGACTTCCACCGGCGCCATCCGGAGGTCCGGTTGCGGACCGAGACCTCCCAGCGGGGGACCTCCGGGCTGGTCGAAAAAATCAAGGAAGGTTACGTCGACGTGGCCTTCGTGGGAGCAGATATCAAGGACGCACACCTCAGAGTGAGGGCCGTCAAGAAGTACCACGTCCAGTTGCTGGTTCCTGCCGGTCACCCACTGGCTCTCCGGAAGAGCGTGCGGCTCAGAGACGTTGCCGGGGAACCCTTCGTCGACATGCCACCAGGGTTCGGGCAACGCCAGATCGTGGACGACGCGTTCACGAGGGCGGAGCTGTCCCGGCGTGTCCTGATCGAGGTGTCGGACATCACCACGATCGCGGAGTACGTGGCGCACGGTCTGGGCGTGGCGCTGCTGCCCCCGGACTTCGCGGAGACGGCCGGGGACGCGGTGTGTCCCGTCCCCCTCGCGGACGCACCTCTGTCCTGGACGCTCGGCGTGGTTGCCTCGGCGACGCGCCCGCCGACGCGGGCGCTGCACGCCTTCCTCGACCTCATCCCGCACCACATCCGGCGCGACCGCGTGTTCTAG
- a CDS encoding ABC transporter substrate-binding protein, with product MSNTLLIRRGAPLAAALMSASLVLTACGSDGDDTGDKAAETRSVKAENGTIKVPVDPRRIVTIGNTNLPFIDLGGEPVGVTEASDSELDVLPKEQRAAYEAAEIIGSSGGEVDLEKLAALKPDLILVQFSSDDWDKVGKRLETIAPTVNWGLDTEWKAFADAIAEAGNVADALSQQKAEFKEKVTKIQKTYSKTINGTSFVDVSRGTWNDPGTFYIADIGCSEIARDDIGLDLPKTAEGKDPLAYESLPFEQISELSEYDVITYPVDADGKPTEPFAPVVKTNTWKSLPAVRSDRALGVFCPGNNSYGPVNQYLDSLDSALATLPGKQ from the coding sequence ATGAGCAACACCCTCCTGATAAGACGCGGCGCACCCCTTGCCGCCGCACTGATGAGCGCGTCACTCGTCCTCACCGCCTGCGGCAGTGACGGCGACGACACCGGCGACAAGGCCGCCGAGACCCGCAGCGTCAAGGCCGAGAACGGCACCATCAAGGTTCCCGTCGACCCCCGGCGAATTGTCACGATCGGCAACACGAACCTCCCCTTCATCGATCTCGGTGGCGAGCCGGTGGGCGTCACCGAGGCGTCCGACTCCGAACTCGACGTGCTGCCGAAGGAACAGAGGGCTGCGTACGAGGCAGCCGAGATCATCGGCAGCAGCGGTGGCGAAGTGGACCTCGAGAAGCTCGCCGCCCTCAAGCCGGACCTCATCCTGGTCCAGTTCTCCTCGGACGACTGGGACAAGGTCGGCAAGCGACTCGAGACAATCGCCCCGACCGTGAACTGGGGGCTCGACACCGAGTGGAAAGCCTTCGCCGACGCCATCGCCGAGGCCGGCAACGTCGCGGACGCGCTCAGCCAGCAGAAGGCGGAGTTCAAGGAAAAAGTCACCAAGATCCAGAAGACCTACAGCAAGACCATCAACGGCACCTCGTTCGTCGACGTCTCCCGCGGAACCTGGAACGATCCCGGAACGTTCTACATCGCCGACATCGGCTGCTCCGAGATCGCCCGGGACGACATCGGCCTGGACCTCCCCAAGACGGCCGAGGGCAAAGACCCCTTGGCCTACGAATCCCTGCCGTTCGAGCAGATCAGCGAGCTGTCCGAGTACGACGTGATCACCTACCCTGTCGACGCCGACGGCAAGCCGACAGAGCCCTTCGCGCCGGTGGTCAAGACCAACACCTGGAAGTCCCTGCCCGCTGTGCGCTCCGATCGAGCGCTGGGAGTCTTCTGCCCCGGCAACAACTCCTACGGGCCCGTCAACCAGTACCTGGACTCGCTCGACAGCGCACTGGCAACGCTCCCCGGCAAGCAGTGA
- a CDS encoding ABC transporter ATP-binding protein, whose product MARLRVESATIGYDRRIISEHLSVAIPDESFTVIVGPNACGKSTLLRSLSRLRKPSAGQVVLDGADINSYKTKEVARRVGLLPQASIAPDGITVADLVARGRYPHQGFIRQWTEDDEQAVLRAMHQTSVADLSGRPVDELSGGQRQRVWVAMALAQHTDIMLLDEPTTFLDITHQIELMELFTDLHDVGHTLVAVLHDLNQAARYGTHLIAMKDGAVVAEGTPDQVVTAELVEEVFGLRCLVVPDPVAGSPQVVPLGRERTRQRSTDNTGVESARNG is encoded by the coding sequence ATCGCGCGCCTGCGTGTGGAGTCGGCGACGATCGGCTACGACAGGCGGATCATCTCCGAGCACCTCTCGGTGGCGATCCCCGACGAGTCGTTCACGGTCATCGTCGGCCCGAACGCGTGCGGCAAGTCCACCCTGCTGCGCAGCCTGTCCCGACTGCGGAAGCCGTCGGCCGGGCAGGTCGTCCTCGACGGTGCCGACATCAACTCCTACAAGACCAAAGAGGTGGCGCGGCGGGTCGGGCTGCTGCCGCAGGCCTCGATCGCCCCGGACGGGATCACCGTCGCCGACCTCGTGGCCCGGGGACGGTACCCCCACCAGGGGTTCATCCGGCAGTGGACCGAGGACGACGAGCAGGCCGTGCTCAGGGCGATGCACCAGACCTCGGTCGCCGACCTGTCCGGGCGCCCGGTGGACGAGCTGTCGGGCGGGCAGCGCCAGCGCGTGTGGGTGGCGATGGCACTCGCGCAGCACACCGACATCATGCTGCTCGACGAACCGACCACCTTCCTCGACATCACCCACCAGATCGAGCTGATGGAGCTGTTCACCGACCTGCACGACGTCGGCCACACCCTGGTCGCCGTACTGCACGACCTGAACCAGGCTGCCCGTTACGGCACCCACCTGATCGCCATGAAGGACGGCGCCGTGGTCGCCGAGGGCACTCCGGACCAGGTCGTCACGGCCGAGCTGGTCGAGGAGGTGTTCGGTCTGCGCTGCCTGGTGGTGCCCGATCCGGTGGCCGGCAGCCCCCAGGTGGTGCCGCTCGGCCGCGAACGAACCCGACAGAGGTCCACTGACAACACCGGCGTAGAAAGTGCGAGAAATGGCTGA
- a CDS encoding FecCD family ABC transporter permease has product MTALALRQDGPGTETVPGPRRRLLGLLVALAVLVVLLVLSIMIGSTAIAPSVVWDALFHSSADIDQFSIRDFRLPRAIVGLVVGVALGLSGALIQALTRNPLADPGVLGVHAGASFAVTVAVGLLGVRDVQGYMWFAFAGALIVTLLVLALGSTRQGSSPVVMVLAGICVGAVLGGAREALQLTDPDAFDAMRNWNAGSIAGRPLEVVWPVLPFFAVALVLAFAVSGPLNALALGDELAVAQGVRLVRTRVLAVIALTLLAGGATTIAGPIGFVGLMVPHVARWIVGPHQRWIFAYSILLAPSLLLASDILGRIVMRPGEIPVGIVTAFVGAPVLVMLVRRKKSSGL; this is encoded by the coding sequence GTGACAGCCCTCGCCCTGCGACAGGACGGTCCGGGCACCGAGACGGTGCCCGGACCGCGTCGTCGTCTGCTCGGCCTGCTCGTCGCGCTGGCAGTGCTGGTGGTCCTGCTGGTGCTGAGCATCATGATCGGGTCGACGGCGATCGCGCCGTCAGTGGTGTGGGACGCGCTGTTCCACTCCTCGGCCGACATCGACCAGTTCTCGATCCGCGACTTCCGGCTGCCCCGCGCGATCGTGGGTCTGGTCGTCGGCGTCGCCCTCGGTCTGTCGGGCGCGTTGATCCAGGCGCTCACCCGAAATCCCCTGGCCGATCCGGGTGTCCTCGGCGTCCATGCCGGCGCGTCCTTCGCGGTGACGGTCGCCGTGGGCCTGCTCGGCGTCCGCGACGTCCAGGGCTACATGTGGTTCGCGTTCGCGGGGGCACTGATCGTCACGCTCCTGGTGCTCGCCCTCGGTTCGACACGACAGGGCTCCTCGCCGGTGGTCATGGTGCTCGCCGGGATATGCGTCGGCGCCGTGCTCGGCGGCGCCAGGGAGGCGCTCCAGTTGACCGACCCGGACGCCTTCGACGCCATGCGGAACTGGAACGCCGGGTCGATCGCGGGTCGCCCGCTCGAGGTCGTGTGGCCGGTCCTGCCGTTCTTCGCGGTGGCACTCGTCCTGGCCTTCGCGGTGTCGGGCCCACTCAACGCTCTGGCTCTGGGTGACGAGCTGGCGGTCGCCCAAGGGGTCCGGTTGGTACGCACCCGTGTGCTTGCGGTGATCGCACTCACCCTCCTTGCCGGTGGTGCCACCACGATCGCCGGACCCATCGGATTCGTCGGACTCATGGTGCCGCACGTGGCCCGCTGGATCGTCGGCCCGCACCAACGCTGGATCTTCGCCTACAGCATCCTCCTCGCCCCGAGCCTGCTGCTGGCCTCCGACATCCTCGGCCGCATCGTGATGAGACCCGGCGAGATCCCCGTGGGCATCGTCACCGCCTTCGTCGGCGCCCCCGTTCTCGTCATGCTGGTGCGGCGAAAGAAATCGAGCGGACTATGA